One genomic segment of Pseudomonas sp. p1(2021b) includes these proteins:
- a CDS encoding DUF6950 family protein, which yields MRKRDWTTQLANTIKAATERPFSWGEFDCCLFAADCAVAVCGIDPAAAYRGNYSTEAGAKRLLKQMHGSLEAAWDACFARVQPALIQRGDVALYDGPNGRGVAVFWADEFWSVAPDGVGRIECEPLTVWRVE from the coding sequence ATGCGAAAGCGCGATTGGACAACTCAACTCGCCAACACGATCAAGGCCGCCACCGAGCGGCCTTTTTCATGGGGTGAATTTGACTGCTGTCTGTTCGCCGCCGACTGCGCCGTGGCGGTTTGCGGCATCGACCCCGCCGCCGCCTACCGCGGCAACTACAGCACCGAGGCGGGCGCGAAGAGACTGCTCAAGCAGATGCACGGCTCGCTGGAGGCGGCCTGGGACGCATGTTTTGCCCGTGTGCAGCCGGCGCTCATCCAGCGCGGCGACGTTGCGCTGTATGACGGCCCCAATGGGCGTGGCGTGGCGGTGTTCTGGGCGGATGAGTTCTGGTCGGTGGCGCCGGATGGCGTCGGCCGGATCGAGTGTGAGCCGTTGACGGTTTGGAGAGTTGAATGA